AAAATGCTAATATATGAACAGCTCAGGACCTGTCTCACTGATCTAGTGGACTCCTTTAATCTGAACCATAAATTTATATCATAAACACAGCAGCTTAATCATTGCATTTGTTAACCGTGAGCCAGTAATGACTTAAATCCTGTTTTCTTCTCACGCCCACATACATGCAGCTTGCGgcctcttctttctctgcttGTCAGCCTCAGATAATAAATACAGGAGAACATTCTGGAAAAGGCACTTTTTAATacgtttcttttaaaaaatggattATCAAATTAATGGAAACTGCTCAATAACTGCTGCAGTGAGGAATGCTTCCCACCTAATTGAATTAGGGTTTTCATTTCTGTGATTtctatgtttgtttttggcAGCTGCCATCTGTTTGCCTGGAACCAGCTCTATTAATAAGCTATTCAGATTGAGATGGGGCTTTATTCCAGCAACTGtttctcacctcctctctctctctctctctctctccctctctctctctctctccccttttctcgCTTCCTCGCTCACTCAAATGATTGTCATGGAAATCATCAGAGGTGCCAaatcacaaacaaaagaaagagcTTTAACATACACCTGAGCCAAAAAGAACAGAACTGTAGTCTAATTATGTTGGGAACAATTAAGACTGTGCATATTTATTGACAGGGGACTTCACACAGGAGCATATGCTCATGAATACCAAAAAATGAAGGCAGAatagggtggggggggggccgGCGGTGGTGTTGGATCTGAATGTCTATATGATGGTGTTGTTATGAAAAAAAGGATTTCAACCTTGGAAAGCATGGAAGCAATGAAAATGTGCAGCTTTGTTTGACaaatggaacatttttattgtaatttccTTATCAACTATTGTATTATGCACCCATTTtgtgcagtgttttcatgtaaCACCTTTCTGAAAGCAACGTGGCCCATTTCCATAGCCtcaaataaagggaaaaaaaacaaaaaacttaaGTGTGCTTGTCATCACCAAGCACTAATATTAAccctcattctctcttttttttttttttttacctctccTGTTGACAGCAACAGTCTCCCTTTCAATGCTCCAAGAACAAGGAATTCCAATCTGGGCTTTGCTCAGTATTCTGATCACACACCTCTCTCCTCAGTAATACAAGTCTACTTTAAAATTCATAACTACATTTGGAAAGAATAAAAGGGTGCCCTGATGGAATATTTCCAAGGAGCTTACTTGAGCGAAAATACAATTCGCTTTGGCATATTTAATAACCCTAACCTGGTCTTTAAGACATACAGTAGtaataacaatattaaaaaaaaatactggtgactgaaaaaaaaaaaagaaattctagCTATGCCTTAGCATGAAATGAGTACCTATAATTCCTGCCTctaggaggaggatgagagaacgatagaggaagaaaagagaaaaaggggggaaaatgAAGGAGACAAGAGATGGAGAAGAGCCTCGTCAAAGTTAGAAAGAGTCAGCTCAGCTCAACTCtcattttctgcctttctcttcctctcttcgtCTGCCTGGGAGGCAGTTTGAATTGAATCAAACAACCTAGATTGATTAAGCTTGGATGAATGACTTTCCAATGACACAGGATTCAGCTCCAGCCTCGCCCTATCCCTCTGTACATATTTGACATGGTTATTGAAGAGCTGATGTGAAAGTGATTGTGCAGTTGTTTCCCTTTGGATTCTGTGCGAGGCTGAAATGTTCCACCTAGACTACATGTTGTCACCATTGCTCGGTTCCTTGAAAGTCCTGTTTGATTCCTGTTGAATTCTTGCTTTGATCCGAATGCCTCTCAGGAAGAAAAAGCACAATGAATGAGTGTGAGAAAATAGATAACATGCTCTTCCAATTGGAATATGAATTGCTCTGCTCGAGCCTTAGTATTAATCTCTtgccctctttcctctctccagtCCTTTTGTGTTaacagggagggaaaaaaagataggggggagagagagagagagagagagagagagagagcaaaaacaagaaatagaGTATTGAATATTGTGGGATGTCCTGTTCTGAATTAGGTCAGGACCAATCAAAGCTTAaatgctctctccctctctctctctctctctctctttatgatTCCTCTGtatggagacacagagacccCTGCTGTCTCTGATGGCACATTAAAGCCCGTCTGTCCTGAaggtttctctcctccctcaatACTCTACTGCCATCTGTCTGCAGTGATGCATGCTGGAGAATATGTAACCAGGGTCCACGTACATGTTATTTACAGCCAGCACTGTCTCACTACAGTAATTCTCCGAGTGAAaatggcatagttgcacataCTTTCATTCTTGCACAGTGGTGGAGGACATATTTCGTACCAAAGGCAGCAGATGAGAAAATTCTTATATTAGATGAAACCCCCTACGTAACTTCTATAGTAAACAGtgggtttattattattattatttctactgTCGTTTAGTTTTAGAtgtaaaatgtgtctgaaaGTGTGACTGTTGATGTAAAGATAGTTTCTATGAATTATAAATTGTTAGGAGATGGACTGCGTGGATGGACGAATTGTATCGGACTGCATGTAAttgtattgttgttttcttttattttcccctccaGCAATTACCCGTCTGCCAGTTGCATTAATAAATGCTTGGGCGCTCTGTATGAAAACATACACAAAGCCATGCATGtaacattttacaaaagcaCCAACATATTATCAGATGGACTGTGCAGAATGTCCCCAGTCAGTGTTACACTATTAGATGGCTATTAGAAATAGGCCTAGAAATAGGTAAGCAGCATATTATAGTGTAGCTGGTTGAGGCGGAGATCATTTTGATTCATGTAGATACTCGTGATTATAGTTTAATCATCAACATGTATATTCTATAAGAAAACACGTGACAGCAAAGAAACTAATTATTATGACCgacaaataaatgcagtgagGTAgaactttgaaataaaatggtAACACTCAAGTAAAGCTCAAGTACCTGAAATGTATACTTGTAAAACttaattcattacatttcagtCCCGATCCCCATGACTATATCATCATTACACACAAGTGATGCTCTCTTGATGACGCCCTAATGGAGCCGTAAAGCGTAGAAACGGTGCCAAATGGACGTACTGGGCCCGCGCCACCTCCACCAATGTTTCCTGGGCAGTTATTTAAGaggacattttgattttgtcatttaaaagcGACAAATCCACTGTGATCACTTTccattaatataaaaactattCGCCATTGTCTAATTTATTAGTTTAACAAAGAGTTTTGACATAGTAGTAAAAATGTCCGAGATTTTAATCCGTAAAACTTTACTGAGTGTGGAACCTCATATAACCTTTTGAGGTTCCACACTCAGTGTCATAAAGCATTTAGGACATAAAACCAGGAGCTGGAGCGCATGGTTTCTGATCTGATAATAATCAGCTTTATTTGGTTTGGGCGCAGCAAACTGTGCTAAAACGTACAGCGTGATGAATTCACTTCTTGTATTCAATGATGTTTTGCTCACTTAATGGACACTGTCCCTGACATTGGTCTACCACGGTTGGAGCACTTGCTAAATTATTATATCTGTGAGTGCTTTTATCTATTTTCCAGAGAACAATAGACGTCCAATTTTATCACTTAAGAAAACTAAATCTCGAGGAGAGACTTTCATCGACGGTAAACGTCATCTGTTACGTTTTAAGTGAATATTGATTGATCTGAGCTGTCTGCTCTGAACAATCATGCATGCAAAAGTTTGATTTGACAAAACAGTGTGAATTAAATCTGTGCTCAAACATTGCACAACTGTCACGGCAGTCCTTTCATCAGGAAGGTGCCGACCTTGATCGGCCAGTCTGATCTCcagtctctgctctctgcattCTTTTACGTCTACATTCGCACAAAATTCCTGGTTATTGTGGAAATTTAAATGAAGAATGAAGACCACGATGCCCAATTGGTAAAATGTGCCTTTCCCTTCTTATTTAGAGTCAATAGTTCTTCTCTTTGTGTGCGGTAATGTTTGCTCTCCAGGCTTCAGCACAAAAGAAGGGATTGCAGAGAGTATTGTATCCAGTGCAACATTTTCTCTCAGCCCCCTCACTTACTAACATCATATTTTCTGACAAttttctcccccttcctctctctcctaaGTGCCCTTCCATTTTTGTTAATCAAAATATATTCACacaatctcctcctcctctccagcagATCTGAGAGGCTGATTGGCAATTTCAGCAGCAAAACCATagttcaggggaaaaaaaaaaaaaatggacgcAGCCAATCTGAGAGCTCCCTGCCGTTACCATGGGAACACCTCAACAAGAGGAGTGAGAGCTGAAAGGGGAGGGAcgggagaaaggagagaggagatatGATCAAATGTGAACACTATTCTGATTTGATAGGCTCATATATACAACTCACAGTGTGTTATTACTAGACTCTCCGGCTTCCATTTGTTGTTCAAGcgcacacatgcaaataaatgtgtttaaaaagcatatgcacgcaccccccctcacacacacacacacacacacgcacacaaactcacactttACACAGtaacaaacagcatctgcacCTCACTGATAACACTGCCTCATGGCAGTAAAAGCATATAAGAGGGGACTGTTTGCGCACTCCTCTCACAATGGCTAGCAGCAGGCCTAACCGTCTCCATCACACACCCCGCTGACTTAagcatctcatcatcatcatctttgctCGGCCCATTCTGCAGATCTGTCTGGACTTAATAAAACTGTCAGACCACCAACTGGCACTGTTAAATAAAGACAGCGTGCAGACTAGATCTGCTGCTCAGTGGAACAGCTCGTTAAAGACCATGAGATACGGCATTAAAATTTGCGGCTGGTTATGAAAAGTGCATTAAGACTGACTTAGAAGGACTTCACATGACTGTTTGAGTTTAAGAGCCattatgacagacagacagacggacagatagacagatagatagatagatagatagatagagctACTGTAAGGCAGTGGAGcacaggctgaaaacacagcactgacagtGGGTTTAGTAGAGTTTTTTTAgatgcctgctgctgctccaaaaCAGGTTGCGAGAACAGTGAAAACAATTCCAAAACAGAGAgctaaaaaatgctaaaatgttctGTGGAGCTGAGACGAAATGCCAAGTGAAGTCAAGTGGGTTTTCACAATCCACATTTCATCCTGTGGTAATATAAGAATATtcattaatgcagctttaaccgGCAAGCCACCAGTCTGTAAAGCAGATCttctgtttaatatttaaactTTGTCAAGaatacaaatgttttctgttgtgccTCATTCGTCGGAGAAGCATAGAAGGAATTAAATAATCAGGAGTGACATTCAtgagcaggggtgtccaaacttttttcactgagggccacatacagaaaaacatccaaagggctgggccactcactagaagtgagctatattgctaactttaatccactagaggtgatgtatatcgcctcacctctcgtggattaaagttggcaaaatcagtcaaatgtaggtaaattctgcttgataactgaatatgattcaagaaaaaaaaaaaaacagcttttccattagtgggctttcatttagtagttgtggtacaagctggtctttgccttgtaggctcttgttcagtgtgttcaggtgatcagtgagatccactaaaaatgccaaccagagagggtcactgagctcatgaacaGGTCGGCCCTTCTCTCTCCAAAACTGGTCGATTTCCGATCTCAGgaaataaaaccgctgcagcgCAGTGATAAGAGATGCCTTCAgagttcacaaaaactgtaCGGCAGATTTGAGCAAGGCTGATTGGAACCACACGTTCAcgaaaactgtcaaattatcaTACATTTGGCCTTTTTTTAGATTATTGATCGTACATCGTACAGAGGGCAAAATCATTGTACAAATACGATAACTATCgtacacctggcaacactgtcagagagggaagcttgaaatagtctgtgctagagccctggtgctcgaatcaacagccttacctccactttcttgcccctcggcggacaccgtagtagaggccattcctttgcgctcaccgGAGCTCcatcctccacacagctcgtcccatttaactccgatcatgccaactgcatctggcaaagcttcaaaaacatcctcacccgtcgtggtgctctttagactgctaacatcaagcagctcctccgtaatgcaaaagtgatcatcattagttattagctgtgctctcatcgcacaccgcgtctgaaactttctacactcacttgctctcttacgtttccttgattctgccattttgggtcacctgtagcacatttcttcttcagttactcattttatagagaagctgcctcgttcaagacagttactccacctagtggtgagactaagaagtacaatacagtccagcgcaagttccatgtgtgggccgtgttccaatacatttttagaattagAAAGGGCCgatgaaaattggaccacgggccgcagttggcccgcgggccgtagtttggacacccctgttcATGAGGTATCAATGAAGCACATGCAAAGTAAAAGTTAACAAAGTTTATTACATGTGTATATACAAACAACCCTGCAAGGCACACCTTTGTTTAAATAAGAatatacaatacattttattcttcAAAGCAAACAAGTTAGTTagttttgaaatatatattaatacacGTCTGTGTAGTGTTGGACATACAGAGAAGGCCCCAGGTTGTGGATGTTCAGCCAACACAAacagtaaagacaaaaaaacaatctAATGCTTTGTGATGTAAACAACTCAACATATTGTATATGGTAAATGAACATATTTAAATGCTGgataaattatgtaaaaatgatttatcagtGCTTTCTGATGAAGCCAGTTCGTCCTCTCTGCTGATTGAATTGTGAAgtactgacaaaaacactgtactttaaaaaaaaaagcttattgGAGAGCTAAACTCTGAACCTGTATTGTACTTGAAAGCTTATTCACACAGAAGTTGCTTCGCTGGTTGGCCCTCAGTCAGCCAACTGCTGTCATCTATCGGTGCATGATTATGGGACAACCTTTGTCGTAGGACTCTAAAAACACAAGAGCTCTTCTTCTGTACTTCACGcaggctgaaatgaaatgagactGCAGGTTCGTACTGTCTGACTGAGACCAGGGCCAGATTATAAGAAGGTTTCTCTTTTGTTAAAATTACAAGTTTTTATCTACTTTATTTGTTAAGCTAAACACAATTTCAAAAAGCCTTTTATGATATACTCTGTTAGTCATTTCTCTTTGTTAGGCCGCGGATTATGAGCATGCTTAAaacagggaaggagagagagagagagagagagaggggggaataAAATAAGAAGATATTCAGctgcaatgaaaaataaatatgatttgGCATTTGAAAGTTGTCTTAAACACAAGAGCATGTAGCTTCTTTAATGAAAATCCATACAAAGATATGGTTATAGTTGTATTCTACACATTCAGTTCAGTATAGACTATTGATCATGTGGTGATCAGTCATGTTATTCTGTCACTCCACTGAagctgcctttttaaaaaaaaaaatgtttgtccaACATCAATCAGGACATTTGTGAAATAACTTTTGTTATGACTGCTCACAGTGCATAAAGAAAAGATTGAAAGATGAAAGGATGCTCATGACAAAGGCCTGCTGTGACTCacggaacaaaacaaaaccgaACAATGGGGCAGAAAAACATCGAATGGTTGGGACTTCAAGCTTAGAAACATTAAGATGCAGGCTGTCATATTCACACAGTTTGCCATCATAAAGAGTCATGACCCACTGTAACAGATTTGACAGATGTCAGATCCCTTAAATGGCTGCTGACTTATACTGTCTGTAAAACCTCTCTTTGCCTCACAACTACAAGTTCAACAAAGGTCCATCAATGTTGCAGttttctcttccttcccttACAAAGAGCGGGAGGTGCCTGACCAGGGACGATAACCATAGAGGCCCAGGAAGGCTGAAAAGAAGGGGTTAGTCAACATCTTTTCCTGGGCCACATCCTCTGGAGTTTCAGTCTTCTgggctgtgtgtttttattgaatattCCTATTGTTGATGTTTTGGATGGTTAGCCGTTATCATGCCAGGAGGCCAAGTCGCTTGACCTTAGCAGACAGAAAAGAGTGGATGATGAAGACTATAGTCTTGGGGCAACAGTGGAGGTCCAGTTGCTGAAATGTGgaggaaatgtaaaaaagaaaaagtcagaaaagGAACAGATATAAATTGTCAATGTAAATGACAATTtacattgaaaaatatataaaaacaggtTCAGAGACGTGTTCAGTAAAGTTAAAATAATTGCAGCTTCTAAatgaaagttcattcttgacctcaGAAATAGTAGTCAGTACAAGGTTTTAATGGAGTTTTCATGGCCTTCATCAGTCACAAGAATGGCTCAGGAAATCTCAATGACAACTGAGCGAACACCATctcctgatgaagaccatgaaaTGCGGTTGAAAGCTCTGCAAAAGACTAATGAGTTGGTTGACCTTGTGTtgacaaaatacatttcaatacATATTtggttgtttcatttttaaaaacttatAAATGATAAGTTATCAGTGCCCTAGTGGTAGACGTTTGCCTTTAATGCAGTTATACATTATATTTATGTCAATAACAAACAGCATTTCACAATGCTTAAAGTGCTACACGCTGAGAAAGTCCAATGAAAGCATAACTTACAATCTCAGCCTCGGGGCCCCCAAAGTCAAGGAACATCATGCGAACTCCGTCGTCCGAGGACATCCTTAGGCGCTCGAAGGGCTGCTGGAGCAGAATACTTTTCCTGACACCCATTTCCTCCGTGAATAATGTGAAACCCTCATCAATGTGCACTCCCAGGGTACACTCCTTCCCATTCCAACTACAGGCTGCACCGAATAGATTAAAAACAACAGGAGTTACTTAGTGGTAGAATAAAGGAAAGtaattattatatatcaaatatatctggattttttttgtgctgtgagtgtgtgagtgttacagTGTGGGTACAGACTTCTTTGCTGTACCCTATGAAACACTTAAAGCATAGAAATATGATTAGAGAGGATAAACAGATCCCTCATCCGAATCCTGATACTCACACTGAACCGTTTAGGCTGAAAGTGTTTTGCACCACCTCATACGACCAGCAGAGGGAACTAGAAGAACATGACTGAATGCGTGCTGATGCATGTCTCACACAGTAGGCTTACCGAGTTTCCAGAGGAAACTCTGATGACTACAATGCAGAATCTGGATCATGGAGGTATGAAGAGCTGAACTGTTACTCAGTGCAGACACGGGCTTACAGGACACAAAATACACAGCGGTGCTCGAAACAAGGAAATATGTTTGGCTCCTCTCAGGCAATTCTTGAAAATCTAAtacaaaaagcttttaaagaCATGCAGCCAGATGAAATCTCTAGAGATTGAGGATATTCTGCTAAAACAGTAGGATCCATGAATAATTGTGCAAGAAAAAACTAATTGTAACTCCTAATCCTGCTTTGTAAGTCAGGCTCCTATTATGTATCgagatgtttgtgtctctctgctgaataaaaacaacatcttGTGCTCGGGCAGCAATTGTTTCGATTGAATAGATCTGAGGTACATTCATGGAAATCAACCAACAGAATCACCATTTTTGATTCCCAGCAGATCAGAATTGAAAATATAAGCATGTTTTACTGCGTGACAGTTGCAAACAAACCtttcacaacacatcacaaacaCGACGGCTAAGATTTATTTGTCTTGGGCTAATTAGGGTAAAAGACCTGTCAATCAATTTCAGAAGGGCAGCAGCGTTGTGTTTGGAGTTGTGGTTtgttcatattcatattcattcagaACATGAACTGTGCCTTAAAACAGAGCCCTTTTTATTGATGCAAGTTCGTTTTTGCATGCATATTCTCTTTTTGGGGGATTTTATAGAGAGACTATGATCTGCCTACAGTGTACAAAAGTACTGTTAGTATATTTATCATTTCTATACATTTTTCAGATATCATAGTGATTTTACGCTTGCATAATTTAGTGTTTTGGTTTCTGATACTCATCCTAATTCATTTTAACAAAGGGTAACCCACTGGGAGTCAAACCTTGAGCATTAGATGTGCCAATCTCTGCTCACTCAGGCAAGGACGAGCAATACTCAAAGACGAGCAAACACAATTTATGGCCCCATAATTCAGAAACTAAATTTCTACTCGAAGGTGGAGGGGCTGTGTAGcgaaaatgaaaacattgagTCAAACaaatccgtgtgtgtgtgtgtgtgcgtgtacctgTGGTGACCTCCTTGATGTGCTCTGCCGCATTGTGGCAACCCTCCACCAGCAGATGAGTCCAGGTGGACAGCTCCTTGGCAGAATCCACCCTGAACACATGGGTCTCCACGCCTTGCTTGGTGCCAGAACGTAGGCCAAATGAGAGGTCAGAGTCCAGGAGGGGAGAACTTTTTCCTGGACCAGAGTGGACGAGTCTACAGGCGAagggagagagtgtgagaggaaGGTTAGAGAGGATGAGAGTGAGGGTAATTAAGATTCATAGAAAAAGATGGTCCAGGAGAGCAAATGAAGggatgttcatgtttgtgtctcaTAATGGCGAAACGCGAGATGTGGAGAgcacaggagagaaagaagggaggaaaaacacatgacTCACAGTTTCTGGTTCCACTAATGTTTTCCAAATGAATGTGATGTCATGTGGCAAAATGTCCAGTAGTCCAGTTATGGAAAGAGTGAGGGTGTGCTCTCGTactgagccaaaaaaaaagccccagAGAGTCTGTTAAACTCCAAACTGGGCTGCTCAGGGTGGAGGACGGATCTGTTAAGTTTATTAAATGCCCaaagtatgtgagtgtgtttgtgtgagagggagagacgggagaagcagagagagcacGAGCGTGTTCATGTCTAGTGCTGCATGTGGCGTGTGCATTTGTGCAATGCGAACCTGGTTGCAATGAGCGGGTGACTCTTAGTGGGGCTGCTGATGCTCTCTTTGCTTTCAGGCAGGGAGGGATACAGGAGCAGGTCTCTGTCAGTCAACATAGCCAGTACTGGTCTCTCTGGACCCTGGGTCACCTTTGTAGAGGAGTAggaaaaaatcatttaaagtcACTCGTGTGGCACTTCATGGTCACAACACATACAACCTTCGTGACGGTGATGCTGCAATCAGCAAGTTGCGGTTATGAATCTGGGATCAGGCTGTTGCACGACCATACATAAACTTGTGCATGTGCTTCCTGTGCCTCTGTGTTGCTGCATGCACTTAGGTTTCAACTTAAAGCTTCAAAGCTGTCCTTAGGGACCACATAAGCAtataaaagatagaaaaacaggGCACCATGAAATACTAAAAACAACACGAACAAACACACGATAAACACAGAACACCACAGAGCCGGCCTCGCTGTATGAACCATGCATGCCTGCCTACCTGCTCTGTAATCCAGCCCACATGTTTGACCTCCATGCCAGGCTGCAtgctcttcatctcctccttcacTCGTGGTAAAAGGTTGGCAGCTCCAGCCTGGATGGCATTGTACCAGGACTGGGCCATGGCTGGGTCTTTTGCCCGCAGGAACACAGAGTTCTTTCTGCTGGACGAAATCACTTCGAAATACCTGgcagatgagatgagaggaagagagagagagagagagaagagagaagagagagatagGCAAGCAGGGAgacaaaaaggagaggaaaaaaattaaatgggCAGTTAGAGAAATaactgaggcagagagaggaaagctCGAGGGTGAAGAGGAGGTTTCAGATATCAACAAAGAGAATTTGTGAGCAAGATGGGGCAACAAGTTTTACCTTTTACAGTTTTCTCTTTAAggcattttgttattttcaggCTGAGCTTTTTCGCTGCTTTGTTTCCTGCAGAAATGTATGAGCTGAAAAGTCAAACATTACGTAAGGCTGTAAACTTCGAACATGCAGTACCTGTTTTCTGTGTCCGGGGGGCACTGTTTTCGTGACACCATGCACATCTTCAGCGGGATGCTGCGGGGCTCCTTCACCTCAGCGGGTGAGAGCTCAGTGCCCCTCTGAGGTGTGGAGGGGGGAGACTCCCAGGGGAGGGCGGCCCCAGGGGACCCCGAGTTTTTAAAGAAGGCCGACATCTCCTTGATGTATTTCACTGGAGCGGAGCAAGagtgtgggagagaaagaaagagaaaattagatAACGTGGA
This region of Pempheris klunzingeri isolate RE-2024b chromosome 2, fPemKlu1.hap1, whole genome shotgun sequence genomic DNA includes:
- the snta1 gene encoding alpha-1-syntrophin, translating into MAAAMKAQKTGLLELRVTVDRWIRVLATLTEDTLTVNPGEGAEEPAKPNPSPAGAINGDPPNLSSSPVPETITNVKRTVRVTKQDVGGLGISIKGGKENKMPILISKIFKGLAADQTEALYVGDAILSVNGYDLREATHDEAVQALKKTGKEVILEVKYIKEMSAFFKNSGSPGAALPWESPPSTPQRGTELSPAEVKEPRSIPLKMCMVSRKQCPPDTENRYFEVISSSRKNSVFLRAKDPAMAQSWYNAIQAGAANLLPRVKEEMKSMQPGMEVKHVGWITEQVTQGPERPVLAMLTDRDLLLYPSLPESKESISSPTKSHPLIATRLVHSGPGKSSPLLDSDLSFGLRSGTKQGVETHVFRVDSAKELSTWTHLLVEGCHNAAEHIKEVTTACSWNGKECTLGVHIDEGFTLFTEEMGVRKSILLQQPFERLRMSSDDGVRMMFLDFGGPEAEIQLDLHCCPKTIVFIIHSFLSAKVKRLGLLA